One Nostoc sp. UHCC 0302 DNA window includes the following coding sequences:
- the ilvA gene encoding threonine ammonia-lyase, biosynthetic: MYCDYLVQILTARVYDVAQETPLEYAPNLSKRLNNKLLLKREDMQSVFSFKLRGAYNKMANLPPDLLAQGVIAASAGNHAQGVALGASKLGTRAIIVMPTTTPQVKIDAVKARGGEVVLHGDTYDDAYAYARQLEAEKGLTFIHPFDDPEVIAGQGTIGMEILRQYQQPIHAIFVAIGGGGLISGIGAYVKRLRPEIKIIGVEPVDAAAMYQSLKAGQRVRLPQVGLFADGVAVREVGEETFRLCQQYVDEIILVDTDATCAAIKDVFEDTRSILEPAGALAIAAAKTYAEREQIQGQTLIAVACGANMNFDRLRFVAERAEFGERREAIFAVTIPEEQGSLRQFCECMGRRNLTEFNYRIADEKAAHIFVGVQIQNRADAAKMAETFEDCGFKTIDLTDDELTKLHLRHMVGGRSPLAHNELLYRFEFPERPGALMKFVASMSPDWNISLFHYRNNGSDYGRIVVGMQVPPHEMKEWQAFLDNLGYRYWDENQNPAYKLFLG, translated from the coding sequence ATGTATTGCGACTACTTGGTACAAATCCTGACTGCTCGTGTGTATGATGTTGCTCAGGAAACACCGCTGGAGTATGCCCCGAATCTTTCTAAGCGGCTGAATAATAAACTACTGCTCAAGCGTGAGGATATGCAGTCAGTGTTTTCCTTTAAGCTGCGGGGTGCTTACAACAAGATGGCAAATTTGCCGCCGGATTTACTAGCACAGGGAGTAATTGCGGCGTCTGCTGGTAATCATGCCCAAGGTGTTGCTCTAGGTGCTAGTAAGTTGGGAACACGGGCAATTATTGTGATGCCGACAACTACCCCTCAAGTGAAGATAGATGCAGTGAAAGCCAGAGGGGGAGAGGTGGTTCTGCATGGGGATACTTATGATGATGCTTATGCATATGCCCGTCAACTAGAGGCGGAAAAGGGCTTAACCTTTATTCACCCCTTTGATGATCCAGAGGTGATTGCTGGACAGGGAACAATCGGGATGGAAATTCTCCGGCAATACCAGCAACCTATTCATGCGATTTTTGTGGCAATTGGGGGGGGTGGGTTGATTTCTGGAATTGGGGCGTATGTCAAACGGTTGCGTCCCGAAATCAAGATTATTGGTGTTGAACCTGTAGATGCTGCTGCGATGTATCAATCGCTAAAAGCTGGGCAACGTGTACGATTACCCCAGGTGGGCTTATTTGCTGATGGGGTGGCGGTGCGAGAAGTTGGTGAAGAAACTTTCCGTTTATGTCAGCAATATGTGGATGAGATAATTTTAGTTGATACCGATGCTACTTGTGCCGCGATTAAAGATGTGTTTGAGGATACCAGGTCAATTTTAGAACCAGCGGGTGCATTAGCGATCGCAGCGGCTAAAACCTATGCAGAACGAGAGCAAATCCAAGGACAAACTTTAATTGCTGTAGCTTGCGGTGCGAATATGAATTTTGATCGCCTCCGTTTTGTGGCAGAACGGGCAGAGTTCGGAGAACGCCGTGAAGCTATTTTTGCAGTCACAATTCCTGAAGAACAGGGGAGTCTGCGCCAGTTTTGTGAATGTATGGGCAGACGCAATCTAACTGAGTTTAACTATCGCATTGCTGATGAAAAAGCAGCCCATATTTTTGTGGGTGTACAAATTCAAAACCGCGCTGATGCAGCAAAAATGGCAGAAACCTTTGAAGATTGCGGCTTCAAAACTATTGATTTAACTGATGATGAACTGACAAAATTACATCTGCGGCACATGGTTGGCGGACGTTCTCCCCTTGCTCACAATGAATTACTCTACCGTTTTGAGTTTCCGGAACGTCCCGGCGCATTGATGAAGTTCGTCGCTTCCATGAGTCCCGACTGGAATATTAGCCTTTTTCACTACCGCAACAACGGCTCTGACTACGGGCGAATTGTTGTAGGGATGCAAGTACCGCCCCACGAAATGAAG